A region of Moorena sp. SIOASIH DNA encodes the following proteins:
- a CDS encoding DUF3095 domain-containing protein — MTTEFFYANLPLLENFIDITDSRNFKSVPRDWYVVISDIIGSTQAIESGRYKEVNLLGACSIVAVLNIAGNLDIPFVFGGDGATLLIPPSLFAPAREALLATSKLARGEFGMELRVGAVPMSDVRVNDYDVKLAKLKVSENYYQAIFTGDGLSYATELIKHPNTSNLYLYQNPTNNAKADFSNLECRWKDIPSKYGETLSLIVKATSKQGDLANLTYRKLIDKIDSIYGSEELLNPVDENYLNLGFSYQNLSAETRLCAQSSKLSHRMLYFFKIWFENLLGWLFIRLKVKFPDGDWGAYKRNAIAATDYRKFDDMLRMVIAGNEAQRKQLTDYLEKNYKQGKLVYGLHISDRALMTCLVFERHGRQVHFVDGADGGYAVAAKDMKDRLKENATDSKSAFRTPVNPDD; from the coding sequence ATGACTACAGAATTTTTTTATGCTAATTTACCCCTTTTAGAAAACTTCATCGATATTACTGACTCTCGGAATTTTAAATCGGTTCCCAGGGATTGGTATGTGGTGATTAGCGATATTATTGGTTCGACTCAAGCTATCGAATCAGGACGCTACAAAGAGGTTAACCTGTTAGGAGCCTGCTCCATTGTCGCTGTTTTAAATATAGCAGGTAATTTAGACATTCCTTTTGTGTTTGGGGGAGATGGAGCAACTCTGTTGATTCCTCCTTCTCTGTTTGCCCCTGCTCGGGAAGCCTTATTAGCCACTAGTAAGCTAGCCAGGGGAGAATTTGGGATGGAATTGCGGGTGGGTGCAGTACCTATGTCTGATGTAAGAGTAAATGATTATGATGTTAAATTAGCGAAGCTTAAGGTATCTGAAAACTATTATCAGGCTATATTTACTGGAGATGGTTTGAGTTATGCTACTGAATTGATTAAACATCCAAATACTAGTAACCTCTACCTTTACCAAAACCCTACTAATAATGCTAAAGCTGATTTTTCTAATTTAGAGTGTCGCTGGAAAGACATTCCTAGTAAATATGGTGAAACGCTCAGCTTGATTGTGAAAGCAACGTCTAAGCAAGGAGATTTAGCTAATTTAACTTATCGAAAACTTATTGATAAAATTGACAGTATTTATGGAAGTGAAGAGCTTTTAAATCCAGTTGATGAAAACTATTTAAATCTAGGGTTTAGTTATCAAAACTTAAGTGCTGAAACTCGGCTGTGCGCCCAATCGAGTAAGCTGAGCCATAGGATGCTCTATTTTTTTAAAATCTGGTTTGAGAATCTCTTGGGCTGGTTGTTTATCAGGTTGAAGGTGAAATTTCCAGATGGAGACTGGGGAGCCTATAAACGAAATGCGATCGCAGCAACGGATTACAGAAAGTTTGATGATATGTTGCGCATGGTGATTGCTGGCAATGAAGCACAACGAAAACAATTAACAGACTATTTAGAAAAGAATTATAAACAAGGTAAGTTAGTGTATGGTCTGCATATTTCAGACCGAGCACTGATGACCTGTCTGGTATTTGAGCGCCATGGACGCCAAGTACATTTTGTGGATGGTGCAGACGGAGGCTACGCGGTAGCTGCCAAGGATATGAAGGATAGACTTAAGGAGAATGCTACTGATAGCAAATCCGCTTTTAGAACACCCGTTAATCCAGACGACTAG
- a CDS encoding pitrilysin family protein — protein sequence MTKKNGLVVFLQRVTDHLRPLRCLFKKGSIKSLSILSYLGAAILIWGTFSTIALARNETPASPSTSIQPYLDRVIQRVTEFTLDNGMKFIVLENHEAPVVSILTYADVGGVDEPDGKTGVAHFLEHLAFKGTTRIGTTNYEAEKILLDKLDELKKKIKEYQATGNEAEVAKLKEEFAQFEAEAAKYVKQNELGQIIEQSGGVGLNAATSTDYTVYFYSLPSNKLELWMSLESERFLEPVFREFYKEQEVILEERRLRTDNSPIGQMIEAFLDTAYTKHPYRRPVIGYNKDIRNLTRQDVQEFFDTYYSPNNLTVAIAGDVDPKQVKRLAKLYFGRYNHQREIPQVTTVEPPQSETKEVTLKLPSQPWYLEGYHRPGITHPDHVVYEIMGNLLSDGRTSRLYKSLVEGKQVALSAAGFSGFPGDKYPNLMLFYALTAPGHTVEEVASALAEDIEKLKTELVSPQELERVKTQARASLLRSLDSNMGMARNLATYEVKTGDWRNLFKEIEDIEAVSAADIQRVAQATFRPENRTIGRILPSQ from the coding sequence ATGACTAAAAAGAATGGATTGGTCGTGTTTCTCCAGCGTGTTACTGATCACTTAAGACCACTTCGGTGCTTATTCAAGAAAGGATCTATCAAGTCCCTATCGATTTTATCTTATCTGGGGGCAGCAATCCTAATCTGGGGAACATTCTCGACTATCGCATTAGCCCGTAATGAAACCCCAGCATCACCCTCAACCTCAATCCAACCCTATCTAGACCGGGTGATCCAACGGGTAACTGAGTTTACCCTGGATAATGGCATGAAGTTTATTGTCCTGGAAAACCACGAAGCACCAGTAGTTTCTATTCTTACCTATGCCGATGTTGGGGGTGTGGATGAACCGGATGGCAAAACCGGTGTGGCTCACTTCTTAGAACATTTAGCGTTTAAAGGTACCACCCGGATTGGTACTACCAACTATGAGGCAGAAAAAATTCTGCTGGACAAGTTGGACGAGTTGAAGAAAAAAATTAAAGAGTATCAAGCCACTGGGAATGAGGCAGAGGTGGCTAAGTTAAAGGAAGAGTTTGCCCAATTCGAAGCTGAGGCGGCTAAGTATGTCAAGCAGAACGAGTTGGGTCAGATTATTGAGCAATCAGGAGGCGTGGGCTTGAATGCGGCAACGTCTACGGATTATACGGTGTACTTCTACAGCTTACCATCGAACAAATTAGAGCTGTGGATGTCCCTAGAGTCGGAACGCTTCCTTGAGCCAGTATTTCGAGAATTTTATAAGGAACAAGAGGTAATCCTGGAAGAGCGTCGTCTGCGCACTGATAACTCTCCGATTGGTCAAATGATTGAGGCGTTCTTGGATACTGCCTATACCAAGCACCCTTATCGGCGTCCGGTCATTGGCTACAACAAAGACATTCGCAACCTCACTCGCCAAGATGTCCAGGAGTTTTTTGACACTTACTATAGTCCGAATAACTTAACTGTAGCTATTGCGGGAGATGTGGATCCAAAGCAGGTGAAACGGCTAGCTAAACTCTACTTTGGACGCTACAACCATCAAAGGGAAATCCCTCAAGTCACGACTGTAGAACCGCCACAGTCCGAAACCAAGGAAGTTACCTTGAAATTACCCTCCCAACCCTGGTACTTGGAAGGATACCATCGACCAGGGATTACCCATCCTGACCATGTGGTTTATGAAATTATGGGCAATTTGCTCAGTGATGGTCGAACCTCTCGCCTGTATAAGTCTCTGGTAGAAGGGAAACAAGTAGCCCTCTCGGCAGCAGGGTTTAGTGGCTTTCCTGGTGATAAATATCCTAATTTAATGTTGTTCTATGCCCTCACTGCACCAGGACACACGGTGGAAGAGGTGGCAAGTGCATTGGCAGAAGACATTGAAAAGCTCAAAACTGAACTAGTTTCACCACAAGAATTGGAACGGGTAAAAACTCAGGCAAGGGCTAGCCTCTTGCGATCGCTTGATTCCAATATGGGTATGGCCAGAAATTTGGCAACCTATGAGGTCAAAACGGGTGATTGGCGTAACTTGTTCAAGGAAATAGAAGATATAGAGGCAGTGAGTGCAGCAGACATTCAGCGGGTGGCTCAGGCAACCTTTCGACCAGAAAATCGCACGATTGGACGGATTTTGCCAAGTCAGTAG
- a CDS encoding glycosyltransferase family 4 protein codes for MRILFLHPNFPAQFRHIATALAKDNRNQVVFGTRRKEGQLPGVLKALYNTSREVRPETHHYVRPLENAVLQGQAVYRLANQLKAKGFVPDVVYGHSGWGPTLFIKDAFPQARLLCYFEWFYHAHGTDADFDPSEPLNADDEARIRMKNAPILLDLASCDRGLSPTYWQRQQFPADFHNRITVRHDGVDTEFFKPNPGAKLVLKRINLDLSEVEELVTYVARGMEPYRGFPQLIEAIGILQQRRPKCHAVIVGENRVAYGKTLPDGKTYKDLMLEKVPLELDRVHFTGLLPYSEYLQVLQASSVHIYLTRPFVLSWSMLESLSTGCLVVASDTPPVTEVIEDGINGLLVDFFSPEEIADRVEEALDHPEQMAAIRAKARETIQQGYDLNQLLSQHLQWIRESGLNAIAWPIGQG; via the coding sequence ATGCGTATTCTATTCCTACATCCCAATTTCCCTGCCCAGTTTCGCCACATAGCAACTGCTTTAGCTAAAGATAACCGCAACCAGGTTGTCTTTGGTACCAGGCGCAAGGAAGGGCAACTGCCTGGAGTGCTCAAAGCTCTTTACAATACCTCTAGGGAAGTACGTCCAGAAACTCACCACTATGTTAGACCCTTAGAAAATGCTGTACTTCAGGGTCAAGCCGTCTATCGCTTAGCCAATCAGCTCAAGGCTAAGGGATTTGTTCCTGATGTGGTCTATGGTCATTCGGGTTGGGGCCCAACGTTATTTATCAAAGACGCTTTCCCCCAAGCCAGATTACTGTGCTACTTCGAGTGGTTTTATCATGCCCATGGCACAGATGCTGATTTTGATCCATCCGAGCCCCTAAACGCTGACGATGAAGCCCGGATTCGGATGAAAAATGCCCCGATTTTATTAGACCTAGCCAGTTGCGATCGCGGATTGTCTCCCACTTACTGGCAGCGCCAGCAATTTCCAGCGGACTTCCACAACAGAATTACCGTGCGTCATGATGGGGTAGACACCGAGTTCTTTAAACCTAACCCAGGGGCAAAGTTAGTACTAAAACGGATAAACTTAGACTTGTCTGAGGTGGAAGAACTGGTTACCTATGTGGCACGGGGCATGGAACCTTATCGAGGTTTTCCCCAATTGATCGAAGCAATCGGTATCCTTCAGCAGCGACGTCCTAAGTGTCATGCTGTGATTGTTGGGGAAAATCGGGTGGCTTATGGTAAAACCCTACCGGATGGCAAAACTTACAAAGACTTGATGTTAGAAAAAGTCCCTCTTGAGCTAGACAGAGTCCACTTTACTGGTTTACTTCCTTACTCAGAATACTTACAAGTCCTTCAAGCTTCCTCTGTTCATATTTATCTCACCCGTCCTTTTGTTCTGTCTTGGTCGATGCTGGAATCCCTTTCTACAGGTTGTTTGGTAGTAGCGTCTGATACTCCCCCAGTGACAGAGGTGATTGAAGATGGGATTAATGGTTTGTTAGTAGACTTTTTCTCTCCAGAAGAAATTGCCGATCGGGTTGAGGAAGCTCTCGACCACCCAGAACAGATGGCCGCTATTCGCGCTAAGGCCAGGGAAACTATTCAACAGGGTTATGATTTAAATCAGTTGTTATCCCAGCATTTGCAGTGGATAAGAGAAAGTGGGTTGAACGCGATTGCGTGGCCAATAGGCCAAGGTTGA
- a CDS encoding DUF4332 domain-containing protein: MSTKSKIHPRSTQVSDWSIEQLPGLSIQDQSKLKELGITTTRELLQKASTGQAKQALANQLKVKTQYVNKWVALADLARIPSIGCQYCGLVLHAGICSLTQLAQTPPHRLHQNILRLQVATMQRRDLCPGVDQVARWTKQARDLVGNW, translated from the coding sequence ATGTCTACTAAATCGAAAATTCATCCGAGATCTACCCAAGTCAGTGACTGGTCAATTGAGCAGTTGCCCGGATTAAGTATTCAAGATCAATCAAAACTCAAAGAATTGGGCATTACCACCACTAGGGAATTGCTCCAAAAAGCAAGCACTGGCCAAGCTAAACAAGCGCTAGCTAACCAGTTAAAGGTTAAGACTCAGTACGTCAATAAATGGGTCGCCCTAGCAGATTTAGCACGTATCCCTAGCATTGGCTGCCAATATTGTGGACTAGTGTTACATGCAGGAATATGCTCTTTAACCCAACTAGCTCAGACTCCCCCTCACCGCTTGCACCAAAATATTTTACGCCTACAGGTAGCAACCATGCAGCGCCGAGACCTTTGCCCTGGTGTTGATCAGGTGGCACGATGGACTAAACAAGCACGAGATTTAGTTGGTAATTGGTAA
- the glcD gene encoding glycolate oxidase subunit GlcD yields MTNHKTDWTPIIKKFVAIVGKNGVVQRREELLTYECDGLASYRQRPAVVVLPRTTEQVSEVLKICDRYSIPWVARGAGTGLSGGALPIEDGVLIVTALMKGILDIDLENQRIVVQPGLINNWVTQAVSGAGFYYAPDPSSQIICSIGGNVAENSGGVHCLKYGVTTNHVMGLKLVLPDGSIVDVGGSVQEMPGYDLTGLFVGSEGTLGIATEITLRILKRPESICVLLADFTSIEAAGTAVTDIIGAGIIPAGMEMMDNLSINAVEDVVATGCYPRDAGAILLVELDGLKVEVDTNKRRVSQLCQQNGARNITTASDEETRLKLWKGRKAAFAAAGKISPNYFVQDGVIPRTELAGVLREIEALSEKSGYTIANVFHAGDGNLHPLILYDEKVPGALEEVENVGGEILKLCVKAGGSISGEHGIGADKNCFMPDMFTYTDLETMKWVNQVFNPKGLANPGKVFPTPRTCGEAANAGKTTEFESIERF; encoded by the coding sequence ATGACGAATCATAAGACTGACTGGACCCCAATCATTAAGAAATTTGTGGCGATAGTAGGCAAAAATGGTGTGGTTCAACGTCGTGAAGAATTGTTGACCTATGAATGTGATGGTCTGGCCAGCTATCGCCAACGACCAGCGGTAGTAGTGCTACCACGCACTACCGAACAAGTCTCAGAGGTGCTTAAGATATGCGATCGCTATTCTATCCCTTGGGTGGCACGGGGGGCTGGCACAGGATTATCCGGTGGTGCTCTACCTATAGAAGATGGTGTGTTGATTGTCACTGCCCTAATGAAGGGTATCCTGGACATTGACCTGGAAAATCAGCGAATCGTAGTACAACCGGGCTTAATCAACAACTGGGTGACCCAAGCGGTAAGTGGTGCGGGTTTCTATTATGCCCCTGATCCCTCCAGTCAAATTATTTGTTCCATTGGTGGCAATGTGGCTGAGAACTCTGGTGGTGTCCATTGCCTAAAATATGGAGTGACCACTAATCACGTCATGGGATTAAAATTGGTTCTTCCGGACGGTTCAATCGTGGATGTAGGGGGATCAGTTCAAGAAATGCCTGGTTACGACCTAACCGGCTTATTTGTTGGTTCCGAAGGCACCTTGGGGATCGCTACAGAAATTACCCTGCGCATCCTCAAGAGACCAGAATCAATTTGTGTCCTCCTAGCGGACTTTACTAGCATTGAAGCGGCTGGTACTGCAGTGACTGACATTATTGGTGCTGGGATCATTCCTGCGGGCATGGAAATGATGGATAATCTCAGCATCAATGCGGTAGAGGACGTAGTGGCAACAGGTTGTTATCCGAGGGATGCTGGAGCAATATTGCTGGTAGAACTGGATGGCTTAAAGGTAGAAGTGGACACTAATAAACGGCGGGTTTCCCAACTGTGTCAACAGAATGGGGCAAGAAATATCACCACGGCTAGCGACGAAGAAACCCGCCTGAAATTATGGAAAGGTCGCAAGGCTGCTTTTGCTGCCGCAGGGAAGATTAGCCCCAATTATTTCGTCCAAGATGGGGTGATTCCTCGCACTGAGTTAGCCGGGGTTTTGAGGGAGATTGAGGCATTAAGCGAGAAATCTGGGTACACAATAGCCAACGTATTCCACGCCGGTGATGGAAATCTACACCCCCTAATCTTGTACGATGAAAAGGTGCCTGGGGCATTAGAAGAGGTAGAAAATGTTGGTGGCGAAATCCTCAAACTCTGTGTGAAAGCAGGGGGGAGTATATCTGGGGAACATGGGATTGGTGCGGATAAGAACTGTTTTATGCCAGATATGTTCACGTATACGGACTTGGAAACAATGAAATGGGTTAATCAGGTATTCAATCCCAAGGGTTTAGCCAATCCAGGCAAGGTATTTCCGACACCCCGGACTTGTGGAGAGGCAGCAAATGCCGGAAAAACAACGGAATTTGAGTCTATAGAGCGTTTTTAA
- a CDS encoding transposase: MGRRVSSKSPQDKLERITRLQTAIASLETYKNFFEGQGELAPSGVWVARYQVRQPQKAYWYYKLQASSPSFTTTGKAPKLSKYKHLGKAGSEAHVAGVMAVARRTIVSELQKTIDSLKNSLLDISFDSEQEDI, encoded by the coding sequence ATGGGCAGAAGAGTTTCCAGTAAGTCACCACAAGATAAACTAGAGAGAATAACTCGTTTACAGACGGCAATTGCTAGTCTCGAAACCTACAAAAATTTCTTCGAGGGTCAAGGAGAACTCGCCCCGTCAGGTGTCTGGGTAGCGCGTTATCAAGTTCGACAGCCCCAAAAAGCCTACTGGTATTACAAATTACAAGCCAGTTCACCCTCCTTCACAACCACAGGTAAAGCGCCCAAGTTAAGTAAATATAAGCATTTGGGGAAGGCTGGAAGTGAAGCCCATGTTGCCGGGGTGATGGCTGTAGCCAGAAGAACCATAGTTTCCGAATTACAAAAAACGATTGATTCTCTTAAAAATAGCTTATTAGATATTTCTTTCGACTCCGAGCAAGAAGATATCTAA
- the murJ gene encoding murein biosynthesis integral membrane protein MurJ, with product MSENQKTTRSLAGIAGIVAVATIISKVFGLVRQQAMAAAFGVGPVINAYSYAYVIPGFLLILLGGINGPFHSALVSVLAKRDKSEAPRLVETVTTLVACILLLVTIALVLFAPVLIDVLAPGFQDTPEGLQVRAIAIRQLQIMAPMAVLAGLIGIGFGTLNASDQYWLPAVSPLFSSITVIVGLGILALQLGKQISNPEFAMIGGIVLAGGTLVGATLQWVVQQIAQWRSGLGKIRLRFNWGIPGVKDVMQVMAPATFSSGMLHINVYTDLFFASFLPQADAAAASLNYANLLVNTPLGIISNVILVPLLPVFSRLAAPENWPELKQRIRQGILLTALTMLPLSALMVTLAMPIVQVVYQRQAFDANASRLVASVLMAYGMGMFVYLGRDVLVRVFYGLGDGQTPFRLSVINILLNAVLDYFLIDTFGTPGIVFATIGVNAFSMVVLLWILNRRLNGLPWQEWMFPILGLAVSSVVAGAASWGVSWGCEQVLETSIIWVKLLQLSLAGLVGLGVFGLLATQLKLPEVDMFVARVRQKLGR from the coding sequence GTGTCTGAAAACCAGAAAACCACTCGTTCCCTAGCTGGCATTGCCGGGATTGTCGCAGTAGCCACCATTATTAGTAAAGTATTTGGCTTAGTCCGCCAACAAGCGATGGCAGCAGCCTTTGGAGTTGGTCCGGTTATCAACGCCTACAGCTATGCTTACGTTATCCCTGGCTTTTTATTAATCCTCCTCGGTGGCATTAACGGACCGTTTCATAGCGCCTTAGTTAGTGTCCTTGCTAAACGAGATAAATCAGAAGCCCCACGGCTGGTGGAAACAGTAACTACTTTAGTAGCTTGCATCCTGTTATTGGTAACCATTGCTCTGGTGCTATTTGCTCCGGTCTTAATTGATGTTCTAGCACCAGGGTTTCAGGATACTCCAGAAGGGTTACAAGTTAGAGCGATCGCAATCCGGCAATTACAGATTATGGCACCCATGGCAGTGCTAGCCGGATTAATTGGCATTGGCTTTGGTACCCTCAATGCTAGCGATCAATACTGGCTACCTGCCGTCAGTCCCTTATTTTCCAGCATTACCGTCATTGTTGGCTTAGGAATATTAGCCCTACAGTTGGGCAAACAAATTAGTAATCCCGAATTTGCGATGATCGGTGGGATTGTCTTAGCTGGGGGTACCCTTGTTGGAGCAACTCTTCAATGGGTAGTGCAGCAAATCGCTCAGTGGCGCAGTGGCTTAGGTAAAATACGCCTACGATTTAACTGGGGTATCCCTGGAGTCAAAGACGTGATGCAGGTCATGGCTCCAGCCACCTTTTCCTCTGGGATGCTGCATATTAATGTCTACACCGACTTATTCTTTGCCTCCTTTCTGCCCCAAGCCGATGCTGCTGCTGCTAGCTTAAACTATGCCAATCTTTTAGTAAATACGCCTCTAGGCATTATCTCCAATGTCATTCTAGTCCCTCTACTGCCGGTATTTTCCCGACTAGCCGCTCCCGAAAATTGGCCAGAACTCAAGCAACGGATTCGCCAGGGAATTCTGCTCACTGCCTTGACAATGTTACCTTTAAGTGCATTGATGGTGACCTTAGCCATGCCCATAGTGCAGGTAGTGTATCAGCGTCAAGCCTTTGATGCTAATGCCTCTCGGTTAGTAGCATCAGTGCTCATGGCTTATGGGATGGGCATGTTTGTCTACTTGGGACGGGATGTGCTAGTGCGGGTATTTTATGGTTTAGGAGATGGACAGACACCCTTTCGTCTGAGTGTAATTAATATTCTTCTCAATGCTGTACTAGATTACTTTCTAATCGATACCTTTGGCACACCTGGTATTGTATTTGCCACCATTGGTGTCAATGCCTTTTCCATGGTAGTGCTGTTATGGATATTAAACCGCAGGCTCAATGGCTTACCTTGGCAAGAGTGGATGTTCCCAATTCTAGGTTTAGCTGTGAGTAGTGTAGTAGCTGGTGCCGCAAGTTGGGGAGTCAGTTGGGGGTGTGAGCAAGTATTAGAAACCAGTATTATTTGGGTAAAGTTGCTGCAATTGAGTTTAGCTGGATTGGTAGGCTTAGGTGTGTTTGGTTTGTTAGCAACTCAGTTAAAGTTACCAGAAGTCGATATGTTTGTAGCTCGTGTGCGGCAGAAGCTGGGTCGTTGA
- a CDS encoding TetR/AcrR family transcriptional regulator, producing MGIINQPTQSETETRQRILTAARRLFASRGYNGTTTRELASTAGVAEGTLFRHFENKKAILIEVATQGWIEILTDLLTELSEMGSYKAVAQMMRRRMMRMGENADLMRVCFMEAQFHPELRDRIQSEVIIKMTDVAEAFFETAIERGIYRPMNPKILAQVFLGMFAVAGFSHNTILDSDASPKEIQEMAEGIADIFLNGVLVKE from the coding sequence ATGGGAATAATAAATCAGCCAACTCAGTCAGAGACAGAGACCAGGCAACGTATCCTGACAGCAGCACGACGTTTGTTTGCCAGTCGAGGTTATAACGGGACAACCACCAGGGAGTTAGCCAGTACTGCTGGGGTTGCTGAAGGTACCCTATTTCGTCATTTTGAAAACAAAAAGGCAATACTGATTGAAGTCGCCACCCAGGGTTGGATAGAAATTCTCACAGATTTGCTCACAGAACTCAGTGAAATGGGCAGCTATAAAGCAGTAGCACAGATGATGCGGCGGCGAATGATGCGTATGGGTGAGAATGCGGATCTGATGCGAGTATGCTTTATGGAAGCCCAATTCCACCCAGAATTGCGCGATCGCATTCAGTCAGAAGTGATTATTAAAATGACGGATGTGGCTGAAGCTTTTTTTGAAACCGCCATTGAGCGAGGCATTTATCGCCCTATGAACCCTAAGATTTTGGCTCAGGTGTTCTTGGGCATGTTTGCCGTTGCTGGTTTCAGTCACAATACCATTCTCGATTCAGATGCCTCCCCCAAAGAGATTCAAGAAATGGCAGAAGGCATTGCTGATATTTTCCTCAATGGAGTGTTGGTTAAAGAATAG
- a CDS encoding GNAT family N-acetyltransferase: MDSCFSFLTLHKSVPTGQDTLAGGISQVTIRDAQFEDISTLADILADSFHPQKGLISWVHPLLRLGIYEDLRHRLRSSLPHYLCLVAVTTVSGSAGTSELLAGTVELTLRSRYCWPKPNCQHLYLSNLAVRKSCRRQGVGENLLLACEQTALEWGFQDLYLHVLENNYQARQLYLKRGYELHRVEPSYTGGLLRLPKRLLLHKQINPAGLSSPGQSLS; this comes from the coding sequence GTGGATTCCTGCTTTTCTTTCTTAACCCTTCATAAATCTGTCCCTACTGGTCAAGATACCTTGGCTGGTGGTATATCTCAAGTCACTATACGTGATGCTCAATTTGAGGATATCAGCACTCTAGCAGATATTCTTGCAGATAGCTTTCACCCTCAAAAAGGGCTGATCAGCTGGGTTCACCCTCTATTAAGACTGGGTATTTACGAAGATTTGCGCCACAGACTGCGATCTAGTTTACCCCATTACCTGTGTTTAGTCGCCGTCACTACCGTTTCCGGTTCTGCTGGTACCAGTGAGCTGCTAGCTGGTACTGTAGAGCTAACACTCCGTTCTCGCTATTGCTGGCCAAAGCCCAACTGCCAACATCTTTACCTCTCCAATCTGGCTGTCAGAAAGTCTTGTCGGCGGCAAGGAGTCGGAGAAAATTTGCTCTTGGCTTGTGAGCAAACTGCCCTAGAATGGGGCTTTCAAGACCTCTACTTGCATGTTTTGGAAAACAATTATCAGGCCAGGCAACTTTATCTCAAGAGGGGATATGAACTGCATCGGGTAGAACCAAGCTATACCGGTGGATTGCTTAGGCTTCCCAAACGCCTGCTCTTACACAAGCAGATTAATCCTGCTGGTCTTAGTTCACCGGGTCAGAGTCTGTCTTAG
- a CDS encoding pitrilysin family protein, producing MTNLKSKSQNPKYLKWIGLLVVTMLVVVLVSRLPATADTPRHYDELEFDPLPPIQLPDYTRYQLDNGMVVYLMEDHELPLVSGTAMIRTGDRLEPADKIGLGTMAGEVMRTGGTTEHSGNELNVLLEEKAASVETSIDTSSGSASFSALSEDLDLVFDLFAEVIQKPAFARAKLALAKQQLAGQIARRNDDPGDIASREFRKLIYGDTSPYARTIEYEHLDNISRDDLISFSQRYVYPENMILGIVGDFDSEKMRSLIEEKFGSWKSASAPAQPEVPDASQAQLGGIFFVDQPQLTQSNIQMGHIGGKLNSPDYAALSVLNEVMNGFGGRLFNEVRSRQGLAYSVYGVWSVRYDYPGLFIAGGQTRSETTVPFIKSVLDEIQKLRTSPISSEELAKAKESVLNSFVFNFQKPEQTLSRLMRYEYYGYPEDFIFRYQKAVTATTIEDVQRVAENYLKPDQIVTVVVGNASQIEPALTSLSQEVTVLDIKIPKPKNS from the coding sequence ATGACCAATCTAAAATCGAAAAGCCAAAATCCCAAATACCTGAAATGGATTGGGCTACTAGTGGTGACAATGCTAGTGGTAGTGCTTGTGTCTCGTCTACCAGCAACAGCTGATACCCCACGCCATTACGACGAATTAGAGTTTGACCCCTTACCACCAATTCAGCTACCAGACTACACTCGCTATCAGTTAGATAATGGGATGGTGGTCTATCTGATGGAAGACCATGAACTGCCTTTGGTGAGTGGTACAGCAATGATTCGCACCGGAGATCGCCTTGAGCCTGCTGACAAAATTGGCTTAGGGACTATGGCTGGGGAAGTGATGCGTACTGGGGGTACTACTGAACACTCAGGTAATGAGTTAAATGTGCTGTTAGAAGAAAAGGCAGCTTCGGTGGAAACTAGTATTGACACTAGTTCTGGCAGTGCGAGTTTTAGTGCTTTGAGCGAAGATTTGGACTTGGTCTTTGATTTGTTTGCTGAAGTTATTCAAAAGCCCGCCTTTGCACGAGCTAAGCTCGCCCTAGCTAAACAGCAATTAGCGGGACAAATTGCGCGCCGCAATGATGATCCCGGTGATATTGCTTCTCGTGAATTTAGGAAACTGATCTACGGTGACACTAGCCCCTATGCCCGCACGATAGAGTATGAGCATCTAGACAATATCTCTCGTGATGATTTAATCAGTTTCTCACAGAGGTATGTATATCCAGAAAATATGATACTGGGTATTGTGGGGGATTTTGACTCCGAAAAAATGCGATCGCTAATTGAGGAGAAATTTGGTAGCTGGAAATCTGCCTCTGCGCCAGCACAGCCAGAAGTGCCAGACGCATCCCAGGCTCAGTTAGGGGGTATATTTTTTGTGGATCAGCCTCAACTGACCCAAAGTAATATTCAAATGGGACATATCGGGGGCAAACTCAATAGCCCTGACTACGCCGCCCTTTCTGTTTTAAATGAGGTGATGAATGGATTTGGGGGCAGACTATTTAACGAAGTGCGATCGCGTCAAGGTCTAGCTTACTCGGTCTACGGGGTTTGGAGTGTTCGCTATGACTATCCGGGTTTGTTTATTGCTGGGGGACAAACTCGCTCTGAAACCACGGTACCCTTTATTAAATCCGTTCTAGATGAAATCCAGAAACTGCGCACTAGTCCGATTAGCTCAGAAGAATTGGCTAAGGCAAAAGAAAGCGTTCTCAACTCCTTTGTATTCAACTTCCAGAAGCCAGAGCAAACCCTATCTCGGCTGATGCGCTATGAATACTATGGCTACCCAGAGGATTTCATCTTCCGTTATCAAAAGGCAGTCACAGCTACTACCATTGAGGATGTACAGCGGGTTGCTGAAAACTATCTCAAACCTGACCAGATTGTTACCGTAGTTGTAGGCAATGCTTCCCAAATCGAACCAGCCCTGACTAGCCTTTCCCAGGAAGTCACCGTGTTAGATATTAAGATTCCAAAACCAAAAAACAGCTAG